From a region of the Saccharomyces paradoxus chromosome IV, complete sequence genome:
- the NAT1 gene encoding peptide alpha-N-acetyltransferase complex A subunit NAT1 (Subunit of protein N-terminal acetyltransferase NatA~similar to YDL040C) — protein sequence MSRKRGTKPKPVAKTALKKENDQFLEALKLYEGKQYKKSLKLLDAILKKDGSHVDSLALKGLDLYSVGEKDDAASYVANAIRKIEGVSASPICCHVLGIYMRNTKEYKESIKWFTAALNNGSTNKQIHRDLATLQSQIGDFKSALVSRKKYWESFLGYRANWTSLAVAQDVNGERQQAINTLSQFEKLAEGKISDSEKYEHSECLMYKNDIMYKAAGDNQDKLQNVLKHLNDVEPCVFDKFGLLERKATVYMKLGQLKDASIVYRTLIKRNPDNFKYYKLLEVSLGIQGDDKLRKALYGKLEQFYPRCEPPKFIPLTFLQDEEELDKKLKEYVLPQLKRGVPATFSNVKPLYQRRKSKVSPLLEKIVLDYLSGLDGTQDPIPFIWTNYYLSQHYLFLNDFPKAQEYIDAALDHTPTLVEFYILKARILKHLGLMDTAAEILEEGRQLDLQDRFINCKTVKYFLRANNIDKGVEIASLFTKNDDSVNGIKDLHLVEASWFIVEQAEAYYRLYLERKKRLDDLVSLKNGEEEDENGGTANDIKENQWLVRKYKGLALKRFNAIPKFYKQFEDDQLDFHSYCMRKGTPRAYLEMLKWGKALYTKPMYVRAMKEASKLYFQMHDDHLKRKSDSVDENADEIENNGQNSISSSQKKKAKKEAAAMNKRKEIEAKSVAAYPNDQDSDVFGEKLIETATPMENFATEFYNNYSKQVREDERDCVLDFEFNYRVGKLALCFASLNKFAKKFGSKNGLFGSMAIVLLHATRNNTPFDPILKKVVTKSLEKDYSEMLPLNEISNDSFDWLKFYQEKFDENDINGLLFLYRYREDVPVEQSNLKEIIINSLSPLEPHAQNEILQYQL from the coding sequence ATGTCCAGAAAAAGAGGCACTAAGCCCAAACCAGTAGCTAAAACAGCtctgaagaaagaaaatgatcAGTTCCTCGAGGCTTTGAAACTATACGAAGGCAAGCAATACAAGAAATCTCTCAAGCTGCTAGACGcaatcttgaaaaaagatggTAGTCACGTTGATTCCTTGGCTTTAAAGGGTCTTGATTTATATTCTGTAGGTGAGAAAGATGACGCCGCTTCCTATGTGGCTAATGCCATCAGGAAAATTGAGGGCGTTTCTGCATCACCAATCTGCTGCCATGTATTAGGTATCTATATGAGAAACACCAAAGAGTACAAAGAATCTATTAAATGGTTCACGGCGGCTTTGAACAATGGCTCCACTAACAAGCAAATACATAGAGACTTGGCAACTTTACAATCACAAATCGGTGATTTCAAGAGTGCTTTAGTTTCCAGGAAAAAGTATTGGGAATCATTTCTTGGCTACCGTGCCAACTGGACGTCATTAGCTGTCGCGCAAGATGTAAATGGTGAAAGGCAACAAGCAATCAACACGTTATctcaatttgaaaaactcGCTGAGGGAAAAATATCTGATTCGGAGAAATATGAACACAGTGAGTGTTTAATGTACAAAAATGACATTATGTATAAGGCTGCCGGTGATAACCAAGACAAGTTGCAAAATGTATTGAAGCATTTGAATGATGTCGAACCATGTGTCTTTGATAAGTTCGGTTTATTAGAGAGAAAAGCAACAGTTTACATGAAATTGGGTCAACTAAAAGATGCGTCCATTGTTTATAGAACTCTAATCAAAAGGAATCCAGACAATTTTAAGTACTATAAATTGCTGGAAGTATCTTTGGGAATCCAAGGTGACGATAAATTGAGGAAAGCTTTGTATGGAAAACTCGAACAATTTTATCCAAGATGCGAACCACCAAAGTTTATTCCACTAACTTTTCTTcaggatgaagaagaacttgacaaaaaattgaaagaatatgTTTTGCCCCAACTAAAGCGTGGTGTTCCAGCAACTTTCTCCAACGTAAAACCTCTTTATCAAAGAAGGAAGTCCAAAGTTTCACCActattggaaaaaattgtccTTGATTATTTGTCCGGATTGGATGGCACGCAGGATCCAATTCCATTTATTTGGACGAATTACTACTTGTCTCAGCATTACCTTTTCCTAAATGATTTCCCCAAAGCCCAAGAATATATCGATGCTGCCCTTGACCACACCCCAACTTTAGTTGAGTTCTACATCCTCAAGGCACGTATTCTGAAGCATCTAGGCCTAATGGACACAGCTGCCGAGATTTTGGAAGAAGGCAGGCAACTAGATTTGCAGGACAGGTTTATCAATTGTAAGACGGTGAAGTACTTTTTAAGGGCGAACAATATTGACAAGGGTGTCGAAATCGCATCCCTTTTCACCAAGAACGATGATTCCGTTAATGGTATTAAGGACTTACACCTTGTAGAAGCTTCCTGGTTTATCGTGGAGCAGGCAGAAGCCTATTATAGACTGTACctagaaagaaaaaagagattaGATGATTTGGTGTCACTAAAGAATggggaagaagaagatgaaaacgGAGGAACTGCAAatgatatcaaagaaaaccagTGGCTTGTTCGCAAATATAAAGGTCTGGCACTGAAAAGATTCAATGCTATTCCTAAGTTCTATAAAcaatttgaagatgatcAGCTGGATTTCCACTCATACTGTATGAGAAAAGGTACGCCAAGAGCTTATCTGGAGATGTTAAAATGGGGAAAGGCACTTTATACCAAACCCATGTATGTTCGCGCAATGAAAGAAGCATCAAAGCTCTACTTTCAAATGCATGATGATCacttgaaaagaaagtctGATTCTGTGGATGAAAACGcagatgaaattgaaaataatgGCCAAAACAGTATCAGCAGTagtcaaaagaaaaaagctaAAAAGGAAGCCGCTGCCATGAACAAACggaaagaaattgaagcCAAGAGTGTTGCGGCTTATCCGAATGACCAAGACAGCGATGTATTTGGCGAAAAGTTAATTGAAACTGCCACGCCAATGGAGAACTTCGCCACCGAATTTTACAATAACTACTCTAAACAAGTCAGAGAAGATGAAAGAGATTGTGTCTTGGACTTTGAATTTAACTACAGAGTTGGAAAGTTGGCTTTGTGCTTTGCCTCTTTGAACAAATTCGCTAAGAAATTTGGCTCTAAGAACGGGTTATTTGGTAGTATGGCGATTGTTTTGTTGCATGCCACGAGAAACAACACCCCCTTTGATCcgattttgaagaaagtagTCACGAAAAGTCTTGAGAAAGACTATTCTGAAATGTTACCATTAAATGAAATCTCTAACGATAGCTTCGATTGGTTGAAATTCTATCAAGAAAAGTTCGACGAAAATGATATAAACGGCCTGCTATTTCTGTATCGCTATCGCGAGGATGTTCCCGTCGAACAATCTaacttgaaagaaataattaTTAACAGTCTTTCTCCCTTGGAACCCCACGCCCAGAACGAAATTTTACAGTACCAATTATAA